The window TATCGTAGACCTTCTTCATTTTTGTTGGTGTTATATGTGTATAAATCTGTGTAGTTGCCAGATTTTTATGTCCGAGCATTTCCTGAACACTTCTTATATCGCAGCCGGCGTCAAGCAGATGTGTTGCAAAAGTATGCCTTATAGAATGTGGTGTAATTTTTTTTAAAATATCTGTTTTTTTCAGATATTTTTTTACCATTTTTTGTATCCATCTTGCTGATAATCTATGGTCTTTGTAATCAACAAATAGTGAGGGTGAAATATCCTTCCGCATTTTCAGATATTTTCTGATAATATCTATTGCAGAATCACCGACGGGTATGATTCGTTGTTTCAAACCTTTACCTGTTACTTTGATTATGCCTGAAAGATAGTCAATATCGGTTCTGTTAGCACCGGTTAGTTCAGAGATACGCAACCCTGATGAATATAACAATTCTAAAATCGCTCTGTCTCGTAAACCCAAAATAGTTGAAACATCAGGAACTGATAGCAAAAGATTGATTTCAGTTTGTGTTAAAAAACCTGGCAGATGCTTTTCTTTTTTAGGTATAACAATCAAATCCATCGGTGAAATTTTGAATAATTTACATTTTACAAAAAAACCAAAAAAACCGCGTAATGTTGCCATTTTTCTTATTATGCTTGATTTTTTTTCAACTGGCTGTAAAATACTAGCAATATAATCTCTGATAGTAAATTTATCAACCGATTTAAGCGCCTTTTTTTTTCTATCTAAAAATTTATAAAATTGCTCTAAATCCCGTCTGTATGCCAGTTCGGTATTAGGCGAGATATTTTTTTGGATTTTCAAGAACTGTATAAAATTTTCTATATATTCATTCGGTTTGGTTTTCATTCAGTTTTCCTTTTTCTATATTTTTAGTGTTTCTACATTTCGGGTAAGCGCTGCATGCCAGAAATTTACCACGCCGACCATTTCTCACTATCATTGGTTTACCGCATTTTGAACATTTTTCATCAGTTTTTTCAGGTATAATTTTTTTTCCATCTTTATCAATAGAGATTGTATATCTGCATTTAGGAAAATTTGAACATGCCATAAATCGTCCGAATCTGCCTACACGAATCACCATTGGTGAGTTACATTTCGGACATTTTTCGTCGGTTGCCTGTACCTGTTTAACATTTGTTATATTCGCTTCTGCATTCTTTAATGTTTCAGAAAAAGGTGTATAAAATTCAGTCAACATATCTTTCCATTTTACTTTACCTTCCGCTATCTTATCAAGTTTATTCTCCATTCCTGCGGTAAAGCTCAGGTCAATAATATCAATAAAATACTTTTTCAGAATATCGGTGACGGTAAACCCGATTTCTTGCGGAATAAATTTCAATTTTTCCATTTTTACATAGTCCCTCTTTTTAAGAGTTGCGATTGTTGGCGCATATGTTGAAGGTCTGCCAATCCCTTTTTCTTCTAATGTTTTTATAAGCGATGCCTCGTTGTATCTTGGCGGTGGTTCTGTAAAATGTTGTTTCGGAATAATTTTATCGGCTACAAGTTTGTCACCTTCGGTTAGAGCAGGCAGTATCAGTTCTTTTTCATCTTCTTTATAAACTTTTAAGTAGCCATCAAATTTTATAGATGAACCTGTTGCATGAAACACATATTCGCCTGCATGTATATCTACAGATACAGATTCAACCATTGCAGACGCCATCTGGCTTGCGACAAATCTTAACCATATCAGTTCATAAAGTTTCCGTTCACCCCCCTCCTCTTTTTCAAGTTTGAGCATTCCTGCCGTCTTTGCAACATCAGTAGGCCTTATTGCTTCGTGTGCCTCCTGTGCGGATTTACTTTTGGTCTTGTAGATACGCTGCTTTGCTGGCAAATACTTATTCCCGAAATTTTTAATAATATACTCAGATGCCTGTTTTTGGGCAACTTTGGAAACATCCAGCGAATCGGTTCTCATATAAGTAATAAATCCGTTTTCATACAATTTCTGGGCAATACGCATCGTTTTGTTAGAATCAAAACCTAATTTGTTAACTGCTTCACGCTGAAGTGTAGAGGTCATAAACGGTGGTTGCGGGTTCCTTATCCGTTCCGTTTTTTTTACAGAAGAAACTATAAAATTTTTGCCTGATAAGTCATCAATTATTTGTTGGGCTTCTGCTTCAGTTTTTATAGTTGTTGTTTTTACTGTATACTTTTCGGCAAATAATTGATGACTCACCGATACCTGATATTTTTTCTCACCTTTGGCAATCAAATCTGCATTAAATGATTGACCGCTCTTATTAAGTTGAGCTGAAATCGTCCAATACTCCTGTGACTTAAAATTTTGTATTTCGGTTTCTCGTTCTACAACTAGCCGAAGTGCTACAGACTGCACCCTGCCGGCTGATAATCCTTTTCGTATGTTCTTGCCTAATAGCGGGCTTATCTGATAACCAACAAGCCGGTCTAAAATTCGTCTGGACTGCTGGGCATCTACAAGTGCTATATCAATTTTGCGTGGATTTTTTATTGCTTCCTCAATTGCGGCCGATGTGATTTCATGAAACACAATTCGTTTAATTCTGTTTGTATCAACTTTGGCAGTTTCTACAATATGCCAGCCAATCGCTTCACCTTCACGGTCGTAATCAGTCGCAATATATACTTCCGGCGATGTTTTTATCGTATCAACAATTCTTTTCATTATATCTTCTTTACCTGATAGAATTTTATATGACGGCTGAAAATTGTTTTTTATATCAACCCCAAGTTCTCTCTGCGGCAAATCGCGAATATGTCCCATAGAAGCCAGAACATTAAACTTACCTTTTAGAAAACTGGTTATCATTTTTGCTTTAGTCGGCGATTCAACAATCACAAGTG is drawn from Elusimicrobiota bacterium and contains these coding sequences:
- the xerA gene encoding site-specific tyrosine recombinase/integron integrase, giving the protein MKTKPNEYIENFIQFLKIQKNISPNTELAYRRDLEQFYKFLDRKKKALKSVDKFTIRDYIASILQPVEKKSSIIRKMATLRGFFGFFVKCKLFKISPMDLIVIPKKEKHLPGFLTQTEINLLLSVPDVSTILGLRDRAILELLYSSGLRISELTGANRTDIDYLSGIIKVTGKGLKQRIIPVGDSAIDIIRKYLKMRKDISPSLFVDYKDHRLSARWIQKMVKKYLKKTDILKKITPHSIRHTFATHLLDAGCDIRSVQEMLGHKNLATTQIYTHITPTKMKKVYDRVHPRA
- the topA gene encoding type I DNA topoisomerase, producing the protein MNKPLVIVESPTKAKMITSFLKGKFNVLASMGHIRDLPQRELGVDIKNNFQPSYKILSGKEDIMKRIVDTIKTSPEVYIATDYDREGEAIGWHIVETAKVDTNRIKRIVFHEITSAAIEEAIKNPRKIDIALVDAQQSRRILDRLVGYQISPLLGKNIRKGLSAGRVQSVALRLVVERETEIQNFKSQEYWTISAQLNKSGQSFNADLIAKGEKKYQVSVSHQLFAEKYTVKTTTIKTEAEAQQIIDDLSGKNFIVSSVKKTERIRNPQPPFMTSTLQREAVNKLGFDSNKTMRIAQKLYENGFITYMRTDSLDVSKVAQKQASEYIIKNFGNKYLPAKQRIYKTKSKSAQEAHEAIRPTDVAKTAGMLKLEKEEGGERKLYELIWLRFVASQMASAMVESVSVDIHAGEYVFHATGSSIKFDGYLKVYKEDEKELILPALTEGDKLVADKIIPKQHFTEPPPRYNEASLIKTLEEKGIGRPSTYAPTIATLKKRDYVKMEKLKFIPQEIGFTVTDILKKYFIDIIDLSFTAGMENKLDKIAEGKVKWKDMLTEFYTPFSETLKNAEANITNVKQVQATDEKCPKCNSPMVIRVGRFGRFMACSNFPKCRYTISIDKDGKKIIPEKTDEKCSKCGKPMIVRNGRRGKFLACSAYPKCRNTKNIEKGKLNENQTE